From Myxococcus xanthus, a single genomic window includes:
- a CDS encoding phospholipase D family protein: protein MFENFFRSRDADALEVLGKVDTVRRLHGLIDEAQKHVTLISPYVSIEKLRDIERKIRQALEREVAVTLVIREGDESTRGPSQQGVELLVSLMQAGMRLFVVRDLHAKLYYSERHALITSLNLIESSFNNSIEVGICISAGRAEYVRISDFIESEITPHRKEVPFKPATEPRRRSATPVPRHATQGFCIRCRDAIGFNPERPYCDSDFNVWRRYSDPTYEDNHCHHCGMDFAASKNKPLCRKCYGMLR, encoded by the coding sequence ATGTTCGAGAACTTCTTTCGCTCACGCGATGCCGATGCGCTTGAGGTCTTGGGAAAAGTCGACACGGTCCGCCGACTTCACGGCCTCATCGATGAAGCCCAAAAGCATGTCACGCTGATCAGTCCCTACGTCAGCATCGAGAAACTGCGAGACATTGAGCGCAAGATTCGTCAAGCCCTCGAACGGGAGGTGGCCGTGACCCTGGTCATCCGCGAGGGTGACGAGAGCACACGGGGCCCCTCACAGCAAGGCGTGGAACTCCTGGTCAGCCTCATGCAAGCGGGCATGCGCCTGTTCGTCGTCAGGGACCTGCACGCCAAGCTCTACTACTCCGAACGCCACGCTCTCATCACGTCGCTCAACCTCATTGAGTCTTCCTTCAACAACAGCATTGAAGTCGGCATCTGCATCTCAGCCGGTCGCGCCGAGTACGTGAGAATCAGCGACTTCATCGAGAGCGAAATCACCCCACACCGAAAGGAAGTCCCCTTCAAGCCGGCCACCGAGCCGCGTCGCAGGAGCGCCACGCCCGTCCCCCGGCACGCCACGCAGGGATTCTGCATCCGCTGCCGCGACGCAATCGGCTTCAACCCGGAGAGGCCCTACTGCGACAGCGACTTCAACGTCTGGCGCCGATACAGCGACCCCACCTACGAAGACAACCATTGCCACCATTGCGGCATGGACTTCGCCGCCAGCAAGAACAAGCCCCTGTGCCGTAAGTGCTACGGAATGCTCAGGTAG
- a CDS encoding DUF1615 family protein yields the protein MQEPIPPRSHTSGWRRAWRGLWVTLTAKPTWTQAPRRDSGPGAHETADVRPPSAGSPYRGRAWLGMLVALGSMTACAPRGAGSAQPSIPPPPRLSASQVAKLMPPQLQDREGWARDVLAALEVEEIAPSPPAVCSVLAVIEQESGYKVDPAVAGLPKMVRTRLEEHANKLGPLGRKVLASVLEGRAKGSKKTFDERLRALRTERDLDRLFRDMLAYYENEFPSAFKVVDFASGVFASGNLHEFNPVTTAGSMQVSVRYAMQKAGEDADPAEVRESMYTRAGGVRYGTARLLGYEAAYPEPLFRFADYNAGVYASRNAALQSQVSRLTGHPLAPDGDLQLYDKQGQPRSEDSKSLLALLAFRQRFAPEELSERQVRRDVRKEKEPDFESTDTFRAVKRVYQRETGESPSYAQLPRVTLQSPKLKRELTTAWFARSVDQRFQKCMTRYRALTAK from the coding sequence ATGCAGGAGCCCATTCCACCGCGGTCCCACACGTCCGGCTGGCGCCGTGCGTGGCGCGGCCTGTGGGTGACACTCACTGCGAAGCCCACCTGGACGCAGGCGCCCCGCCGCGACTCGGGCCCCGGTGCCCACGAGACAGCCGATGTGCGACCGCCCTCAGCGGGGTCCCCATACCGTGGCCGCGCATGGCTGGGCATGCTGGTGGCACTGGGTTCGATGACTGCATGCGCGCCGCGCGGAGCGGGCTCGGCCCAGCCGTCCATTCCACCACCGCCCCGGCTCTCCGCGTCTCAGGTCGCGAAGCTGATGCCGCCGCAGCTCCAGGACCGCGAGGGCTGGGCGCGCGACGTGCTGGCCGCGCTGGAGGTGGAGGAGATTGCCCCGTCACCGCCCGCGGTGTGCTCGGTGCTGGCCGTCATCGAACAGGAGTCCGGCTACAAGGTCGACCCGGCTGTCGCGGGGCTTCCGAAGATGGTCCGCACGCGCCTGGAGGAGCACGCGAACAAGCTGGGCCCCCTGGGCCGCAAGGTCCTGGCGTCGGTGCTGGAAGGGCGGGCGAAGGGGAGCAAGAAGACGTTCGACGAACGGCTGCGCGCGCTGCGCACCGAGCGCGACCTGGACCGGCTCTTCCGCGACATGCTCGCGTACTACGAGAACGAATTCCCGAGCGCCTTCAAGGTCGTGGACTTCGCCAGCGGCGTCTTCGCTTCGGGGAACCTGCACGAGTTCAATCCCGTCACCACCGCCGGCTCCATGCAGGTGAGCGTGCGCTATGCGATGCAGAAGGCGGGCGAGGACGCGGACCCGGCCGAGGTGCGCGAGTCGATGTACACCCGCGCGGGCGGCGTGCGCTACGGCACCGCGCGGCTGCTGGGTTACGAGGCCGCATACCCCGAGCCCCTCTTCCGCTTCGCGGACTACAACGCGGGCGTCTATGCCTCCCGCAACGCCGCGCTCCAGTCACAGGTGAGCCGTCTCACCGGCCACCCCCTGGCGCCCGACGGAGACCTCCAGCTCTACGACAAGCAGGGGCAGCCGCGCAGCGAGGACAGCAAGTCGCTGCTGGCGCTGCTCGCCTTCCGTCAGCGCTTCGCCCCGGAGGAGCTCAGCGAGCGTCAGGTGCGCCGCGACGTGCGCAAGGAGAAGGAGCCGGACTTCGAATCCACCGACACGTTCCGCGCGGTGAAACGTGTCTACCAGCGGGAAACGGGCGAATCGCCGTCCTACGCCCAGCTTCCCCGGGTGACGCTCCAGAGCCCGAAGCTGAAGCGGGAGCTGACCACCGCGTGGTTCGCGCGCTCGGTGGACCAGCGCTTCCAGAAGTGCATGACCCGCTACCGCGCGCTGACGGCGAAGTAG
- a CDS encoding histidine kinase, with protein MTGICGRGALTRDAGAPASLAWTPCSCSSRASPRQTVVFREQFLGVLGHDLRSPLQAISVNRISVSADRMARMSNDLLDFTCTRLGGGYPEEGTRFRLCLPRFEKPDMLSR; from the coding sequence ATGACAGGCATCTGCGGCCGTGGGGCATTGACACGGGACGCCGGGGCGCCCGCCTCCCTGGCGTGGACGCCTTGCAGTTGCTCTTCGAGGGCATCCCCGCGGCAGACGGTGGTGTTCCGCGAGCAGTTCCTGGGCGTCCTCGGGCATGACCTGCGCAGCCCGTTGCAGGCCATCTCCGTCAACCGAATCTCCGTCTCCGCGGACCGGATGGCGCGGATGAGCAATGACTTGTTGGACTTCACGTGCACCCGGCTGGGCGGCGGCTACCCGGAAGAGGGCACGCGCTTCCGGCTGTGTCTGCCTCGCTTCGAGAAACCAGACATGCTCTCGCGTTAG
- a CDS encoding M16 family metallopeptidase codes for MFRQSLLWTSCLALLAGPVACAQTQGGKPVAKSAVSAAPKLGAGIESRTLKNGLKVIVWPDHDIPNVVLYNWFRVGSRNEYPGITGLSHFFEHMMFNGAKKYGPGEFDRVMEANGGANNAFTSEDVTVYMDWFPRSALDVIFDLEADRLQHLAIDPKVTESERGVVYSERRSAIDNDNMGALMEQVQATAFVAHPYQFPVIGWPSDIESWRIEDLQRYYKTYYAPNNATLIFTGAVTPAEIFALAEKYLEPIPSQPAPEPVRTKEPEQQGERRIVVKKQAQAPLIQLAYHGISGKDADVEALTLLLSILTNGDSSRLHRRLVEEERAALRVNTHFSPGFDPSLVWVYADLPPGADVAKVEGLLTEELARVVKDGVSDAELKKARNITLSQFWRSLETNNGRGRALGAAETFRGDYRQLFDAPDRYERVTRDDVRKVAARIFNSQRRTVGWLVPADAQAATPDSRKEASR; via the coding sequence ATGTTCCGTCAGTCGTTACTCTGGACCTCGTGTCTGGCCCTGCTCGCCGGCCCCGTGGCCTGTGCGCAGACGCAGGGCGGCAAGCCGGTGGCGAAGTCCGCCGTGTCCGCCGCGCCCAAGCTCGGCGCCGGCATCGAGTCCCGCACCCTCAAGAACGGGCTCAAGGTCATCGTCTGGCCCGACCACGACATTCCCAATGTCGTCCTCTACAACTGGTTCCGCGTCGGCAGCCGGAACGAGTACCCCGGCATCACCGGCCTGTCCCACTTCTTCGAGCACATGATGTTCAACGGTGCGAAGAAGTACGGCCCCGGTGAGTTCGACCGCGTCATGGAGGCCAACGGCGGCGCCAACAACGCCTTCACCTCCGAGGACGTCACCGTCTACATGGACTGGTTCCCGCGCTCCGCGCTCGACGTCATCTTCGACCTCGAGGCCGACCGGCTCCAGCACCTGGCCATCGACCCCAAGGTCACCGAGTCCGAGCGCGGCGTCGTGTACTCGGAGCGCCGCTCCGCCATCGACAACGACAACATGGGCGCCCTGATGGAGCAGGTGCAGGCCACCGCCTTCGTGGCGCACCCGTACCAGTTCCCCGTCATCGGGTGGCCGTCCGACATCGAGTCGTGGCGCATCGAGGACCTCCAGCGCTACTACAAGACGTACTACGCGCCCAACAACGCCACGCTCATCTTCACCGGCGCCGTGACGCCCGCGGAAATCTTCGCGCTCGCGGAGAAGTACCTGGAGCCCATCCCCTCCCAGCCCGCGCCGGAGCCCGTCCGCACCAAGGAGCCCGAGCAGCAGGGAGAGCGCCGCATCGTCGTGAAGAAGCAGGCCCAGGCCCCGCTCATCCAACTGGCCTACCACGGCATCTCCGGCAAGGACGCGGACGTGGAAGCGCTCACGTTGCTCCTGAGCATCCTCACCAACGGCGACTCCTCGCGGCTGCACCGCCGCCTCGTCGAGGAGGAGCGCGCCGCCCTCCGCGTCAACACCCACTTCAGCCCGGGCTTCGACCCCTCGCTCGTCTGGGTCTACGCGGACTTGCCGCCCGGTGCTGACGTCGCCAAGGTGGAAGGCCTGCTCACTGAGGAGCTGGCCCGCGTCGTCAAGGACGGCGTCAGCGACGCCGAGCTCAAGAAGGCGCGCAACATCACCCTGTCCCAGTTCTGGCGCAGCCTGGAGACCAACAACGGCCGCGGCCGCGCGCTGGGCGCCGCGGAGACGTTCCGCGGTGACTACCGCCAGCTCTTCGACGCGCCCGACCGCTATGAGCGCGTGACGCGTGACGACGTCCGCAAGGTCGCCGCGCGCATCTTCAACTCGCAGCGCCGCACCGTTGGTTGGCTCGTGCCCGCCGACGCGCAGGCCGCCACCCCCGACTCCCGCAAGGAGGCCTCGCGATGA
- a CDS encoding M16 family metallopeptidase, producing the protein MSAPLSWKAAFTTLLLSSVPAAAQGSAAAPKPATAAPAQQGVTLPKATTVTLKNGAKLQLVERKELPLVSFSAWVRGGALGDPAGKEGLAALTGELLQKGAGGRDARQFAEAVDGVGGELQVAANLEALVISGQFMSRDTGLMVELLTDMLTRPRFDAKELEKVRARKASEIAAAKDGDPRMLIGAYFQAFHFAGHPYGTPVNGSEASLPGLSREDVLAYAKNHLGADRLVLSVVGDFDAKALAKKLESSLGGWARAATPAPTVPATAASKGRRVLLVDKPDATQTYFWIGNTGISRDDPDRASVRVAETVFGGRFTSLLNTELRVKSGLSYGANSVFIRHTRPGPVIIASYTKTESTGRAIDLALETLAGYRKSGMDDAMLASAKSYVLGQFPPTLETGTQVAGKLSELAFYGLDASDVDGFASAVSATTREGVHGIIQRKLPAPEDLTFVLIGKASDIREAARKYGTVTEMKISDKHFAPPAKR; encoded by the coding sequence ATGAGCGCCCCCCTCTCCTGGAAGGCCGCGTTCACCACGCTGCTGCTGTCCTCCGTCCCCGCCGCGGCCCAGGGCTCCGCCGCTGCTCCGAAGCCCGCCACGGCGGCTCCGGCGCAGCAGGGCGTGACGCTCCCCAAGGCCACCACCGTCACGCTGAAGAACGGCGCGAAGCTCCAGCTCGTGGAGCGCAAGGAGCTGCCGCTCGTCTCGTTCAGTGCGTGGGTGCGCGGCGGCGCCCTGGGTGACCCCGCTGGCAAGGAAGGCCTGGCCGCGCTCACCGGTGAGCTGCTGCAGAAGGGTGCCGGCGGCCGTGACGCGCGCCAGTTCGCCGAGGCCGTGGACGGCGTGGGCGGCGAGCTGCAGGTGGCCGCCAACCTGGAGGCCCTGGTCATCAGCGGCCAGTTCATGTCGCGCGACACCGGGCTGATGGTGGAGCTGCTCACCGACATGCTCACGCGCCCGCGCTTCGACGCGAAGGAGCTGGAGAAGGTCCGCGCGCGCAAGGCCTCTGAGATCGCCGCCGCGAAGGATGGCGACCCGCGCATGCTGATTGGCGCGTACTTCCAGGCCTTCCATTTCGCCGGGCACCCGTATGGCACGCCTGTCAACGGCAGCGAGGCGTCGCTGCCCGGCCTGTCCCGCGAGGACGTGCTCGCGTACGCGAAGAACCACCTGGGCGCGGACCGGCTCGTCCTGTCCGTGGTGGGTGACTTCGACGCGAAGGCGCTCGCGAAGAAGCTGGAGTCCTCGCTCGGCGGCTGGGCGCGCGCCGCCACGCCCGCGCCCACCGTGCCCGCCACCGCCGCCTCCAAGGGCCGGCGCGTGCTGCTGGTGGACAAGCCGGACGCCACCCAGACGTACTTCTGGATTGGCAACACCGGTATCTCCCGCGATGACCCGGACCGGGCCTCGGTGCGGGTCGCGGAGACGGTGTTCGGTGGACGCTTCACCTCGCTGCTCAACACGGAGCTGCGCGTGAAGTCCGGCCTCAGCTACGGCGCCAACTCCGTGTTCATCCGTCACACGCGTCCGGGGCCCGTCATCATCGCCTCGTACACGAAGACGGAGTCCACCGGCCGCGCCATCGACCTGGCGCTGGAGACGCTCGCCGGCTACCGGAAGTCCGGCATGGATGACGCCATGCTCGCCTCCGCGAAGTCGTATGTGCTGGGGCAGTTCCCGCCCACGCTGGAGACCGGGACGCAGGTGGCCGGCAAGCTGTCGGAGCTGGCCTTCTATGGCCTGGATGCCAGCGACGTGGATGGTTTCGCCAGCGCCGTCTCCGCCACGACCCGCGAGGGCGTGCACGGCATCATCCAGCGCAAGCTCCCCGCGCCGGAGGACCTCACCTTCGTCCTCATCGGCAAGGCGTCGGACATCCGTGAGGCGGCTCGCAAGTACGGCACCGTCACGGAGATGAAGATTTCCGACAAGCACTTCGCGCCGCCCGCGAAGCGCTGA
- a CDS encoding acyl-CoA dehydrogenase, with protein sequence MTTAPRPNPLLSDRDVDFQLYEVLDATSLCALPAFAEHSRDTFTLLLDSTRRFAREVLYPTYRDMDAQPPSFRDGRVHVHPLMRELYPRLVELGLLTATRPPDVGGQQLPLTVHAVSTAYLMAANLSVYAWLGLTLGAAHLLEVFGTPEVKATFMEPMYRGEWTGTMALTEPQAGSSLADVRTRATPAPDGTWRIQGSKIFISGADQDFNENVVHLTLARIEGAEGGTRGISLFAVPSRRPEGGTLVDNDVRVAGVIHKIGWKGIPSLALNYGESGDCHGWLVGPPGRGLACMFQMMNEARIMVGMNGVATATVAYHEAVAYARERPQGRPTGVRDATRPQTPIIEHADVRRMLLRQKAIVEGGLSLLLAASYQADLAGHGQDEATRQRAGLLVDLLTPVAKSFPAERGFEANALAVQVHGGYGYSSEYLPEAWLRDQKLNSIHEGTTGIQGLDLLGRKVVAGGGAALQSFAEEVGTTVARARAAGVTPEWGEALEQALAETTTVVTELGARGMSGEVELMLRHSADFLELFSVLAVAWRWLAQAAAAKEALERGDPDADFYEGKLAAAQYWFAVELPRVPLLARLCRTGEDSYARMRPEWF encoded by the coding sequence ATGACGACCGCGCCCCGCCCCAATCCGCTGCTGTCGGACCGCGACGTGGACTTCCAGCTCTACGAGGTGCTGGATGCCACGTCGCTGTGTGCCCTGCCCGCGTTCGCGGAGCACTCCCGCGACACCTTCACCCTGCTGCTGGACAGCACGCGTCGCTTCGCGCGCGAGGTGCTCTACCCCACCTACCGCGACATGGACGCCCAGCCCCCGTCCTTCCGCGACGGGCGCGTCCACGTCCACCCGCTGATGCGCGAGCTGTACCCGCGTCTGGTGGAGCTGGGCCTGCTCACCGCCACGCGCCCGCCCGACGTCGGCGGACAGCAACTGCCGCTCACCGTGCACGCGGTATCCACCGCCTACCTCATGGCGGCCAACCTGAGCGTCTACGCCTGGCTGGGCCTGACGCTGGGCGCGGCGCACCTGCTGGAGGTGTTCGGCACGCCGGAGGTGAAGGCGACCTTCATGGAACCGATGTACCGGGGCGAATGGACGGGCACCATGGCCCTCACCGAGCCGCAGGCGGGCAGCAGCCTCGCGGACGTGCGGACCCGGGCGACGCCCGCGCCGGACGGCACCTGGCGCATCCAGGGTTCGAAAATCTTCATCAGCGGCGCGGACCAGGACTTCAACGAGAACGTGGTGCACCTGACGCTGGCGCGCATCGAAGGCGCGGAGGGCGGCACGCGGGGCATCTCCCTCTTCGCGGTGCCCTCTCGGCGGCCGGAGGGCGGCACGCTGGTGGACAACGACGTTCGCGTGGCGGGCGTCATCCACAAGATTGGCTGGAAGGGCATCCCCAGCCTGGCTCTCAACTATGGCGAGTCGGGTGACTGCCACGGTTGGCTGGTGGGGCCCCCCGGACGGGGCCTGGCGTGCATGTTCCAGATGATGAACGAGGCGCGCATCATGGTGGGCATGAACGGGGTGGCCACCGCGACGGTGGCGTACCACGAGGCCGTGGCCTACGCGCGTGAGCGCCCCCAGGGCCGGCCCACTGGCGTGCGCGACGCCACGCGGCCGCAGACGCCCATCATCGAACACGCGGATGTGCGGCGGATGTTGCTGCGGCAAAAGGCCATCGTCGAAGGGGGCCTGTCGTTGCTGCTCGCCGCGTCGTACCAGGCGGACCTCGCGGGCCATGGCCAGGACGAAGCCACGCGCCAGCGCGCGGGCCTGCTGGTGGACCTGCTGACGCCCGTGGCGAAGTCGTTCCCCGCCGAGCGCGGCTTCGAGGCCAATGCGCTCGCGGTGCAGGTGCATGGGGGCTACGGCTACTCCAGCGAGTACCTGCCCGAGGCCTGGTTGAGAGACCAGAAGCTCAACAGCATCCACGAGGGAACCACCGGCATCCAGGGCCTGGATTTACTGGGGCGCAAGGTGGTGGCTGGAGGCGGCGCGGCGCTCCAGTCCTTCGCGGAGGAAGTGGGCACCACGGTGGCGCGAGCACGCGCGGCGGGCGTGACGCCAGAGTGGGGCGAAGCGCTCGAACAGGCCCTTGCGGAGACCACCACCGTGGTGACGGAGCTGGGCGCGCGTGGCATGTCCGGCGAGGTCGAGTTGATGCTGCGGCACAGCGCGGACTTCCTGGAGCTGTTCAGCGTGCTCGCGGTGGCCTGGCGCTGGCTGGCCCAGGCCGCGGCGGCGAAGGAGGCGCTGGAGCGCGGCGACCCGGACGCCGACTTCTACGAGGGCAAGCTGGCCGCGGCGCAGTACTGGTTCGCGGTGGAGCTGCCCCGAGTGCCACTGCTCGCCCGGCTGTGCCGGACAGGAGAGGATTCCTACGCGCGCATGCGCCCGGAATGGTTCTGA
- a CDS encoding DEAD/DEAH box helicase family protein, with product MSSPFLSVPESQWVAANTFAFAIRDGFPVSPGHTLVIPRRQVATWFDASTEEQRAIFELVDEVKRGLDGELHPDGYNIGINVGAAAGQTVLHLHVHVIPRFQGDMDDPRGGVRHVIPGKGNYLAGRNKPLATGGLGDPFLHHLEPLFADAVEISVLAAFVQDSGLELLRESVEAALTRGATVRILTGDYLAITQADALRRLLDWMEEDAALQAEPGRGRFEARVVEVEKLQLTSFHPKSWRFLGTGLAVAYVGSSNISRAALKTGVEWNLRVERDRDPQAWNEVVDAFEGWWSRASPLDANWVEQYARRAPAARLRLPAGETEPEAPLPRREPHSLQRQALGALARGRREGRQRALVVLATGLGKTLLAALDVEQFNQERGRASRVLFLAHREELLVQAAETFRRQQHHLRFGWYVGQRAQLVGDVVFASVQKLSRPEDLHALRLAAAFDYVIVDEVHHATAASYRSILACVEPAFILGLTATPERADEGDVLGLFDDHLAWRSDLGEGIQEGLLAPFEYFGLKDTVPYENIPWKSRRFDVALLTQAVETEARMRTLWRAWQKHPASRTLVFCCSISHAHFVQQWLGGQGIRAVAVHAGAGSADRAQSLRQLANGTLDAICAVDLFNEGVDVPSIDRVVMLRPTESPVVFLQQLGRGLRKAKGKERVILIDFVGNHRLFLDRLRTLLAVGKPPVSLRDFLTSDRQPALPAGCTVEVELEAKEMLRHFLSGGGQEVERVYRELRDARGLRPTIGELYRRGYSPATLRKAHPGWFDFVRSEGDLTDGEARTLDKGRDWFKELELANMSQCFQMVVLEALLEADALEQGLPLPELARRCLAILQRSPELLRDLEAVKALGDPRLPNPARFLTYWKSNPIEAWTKGGKWFRVEEERFIPRLPMAPSTQKSFEAMTRELVDYRLAQYRRRQQAQAQDSAFDARVISNSRGPILKLPERSARSDLPLGTTAVRLDDGARWHFDFVKIAVNVARPDGAKQNQLPDLLRQWFGPTAGMPGTAFRVRFTLGPDGWSAAPVQAEPSPLAPWGTLVAFPSLRAAAGAVEHPISIDQAPEAARVRLPSRVQGEGLFAVRASGDSMDGGAHPIRDGDWLVMRDAKAAGAGRLDGRVALVQVPDPITGFRYQVKRLVRQDGHWLLRSDNPLRESFQAGEATSPVALVVEVIPPERLAPPLGTTLTEEQLSSHFGLSTAPRTGRHEGHLFLFIKDAQAFTSPGRLALRVPDHHPSETAFVFTQETASGDWTYQGAAVWRDDEDRWALELPRSG from the coding sequence ATGAGCTCCCCGTTCCTGTCAGTCCCTGAATCGCAGTGGGTCGCGGCCAACACGTTCGCTTTCGCCATCCGGGATGGCTTCCCGGTGAGCCCGGGACATACGCTGGTGATTCCCCGGCGGCAGGTCGCGACCTGGTTCGACGCCTCGACCGAGGAACAGCGCGCCATCTTCGAGCTGGTGGACGAGGTGAAACGCGGGCTGGATGGCGAGCTGCATCCAGACGGGTACAACATCGGCATCAACGTGGGCGCGGCGGCCGGCCAGACGGTGCTCCACCTGCATGTGCACGTCATCCCTCGCTTCCAGGGTGACATGGACGACCCTCGCGGCGGAGTCCGGCACGTCATTCCAGGCAAAGGCAACTACCTCGCCGGGCGAAACAAGCCCCTGGCCACGGGAGGCCTCGGCGACCCGTTCCTGCACCACCTGGAGCCGCTGTTCGCGGATGCGGTGGAGATTTCGGTCCTGGCGGCCTTCGTGCAAGACAGCGGACTGGAGCTGCTGCGCGAGTCCGTGGAAGCCGCGCTCACCCGGGGGGCGACGGTTCGCATCCTCACGGGTGACTATCTGGCCATCACCCAGGCGGATGCACTTCGACGGCTGCTCGACTGGATGGAAGAGGACGCCGCGCTCCAGGCGGAGCCAGGCCGTGGCCGTTTTGAAGCGCGTGTCGTGGAGGTGGAGAAGCTCCAACTCACGTCATTCCACCCGAAGTCCTGGCGCTTCCTTGGCACCGGGCTCGCGGTGGCCTACGTCGGCTCGAGCAACATCTCGCGCGCCGCCTTGAAGACGGGCGTCGAATGGAACCTGCGCGTCGAGCGGGACCGGGACCCGCAGGCCTGGAACGAGGTGGTGGATGCATTCGAGGGCTGGTGGAGCCGGGCCTCCCCCTTGGACGCAAATTGGGTCGAGCAATACGCTCGCCGCGCACCAGCGGCCCGACTGCGCCTCCCGGCAGGTGAGACGGAACCAGAAGCCCCCTTGCCCCGTCGCGAGCCACACAGCCTGCAGCGTCAGGCGCTCGGTGCGCTCGCGCGTGGCCGGCGCGAGGGACGGCAACGCGCACTGGTCGTCCTCGCGACGGGCCTGGGGAAGACCCTGCTCGCGGCGCTCGACGTGGAACAGTTCAACCAGGAACGGGGACGGGCGAGCCGCGTGCTGTTCCTCGCGCACCGGGAAGAGCTCCTCGTCCAGGCAGCGGAGACGTTCCGTCGTCAGCAGCACCACCTCCGATTCGGCTGGTACGTGGGGCAACGCGCGCAGCTCGTGGGCGACGTGGTCTTCGCCTCGGTGCAGAAGCTCTCGCGGCCAGAAGACCTTCACGCGCTCCGCCTCGCGGCCGCGTTCGACTACGTCATCGTGGACGAGGTCCACCACGCCACGGCGGCGAGCTACCGGTCCATCCTCGCCTGCGTGGAGCCCGCATTCATTCTCGGGCTCACGGCGACACCGGAGCGCGCTGACGAGGGCGATGTGCTCGGCCTCTTCGATGACCACCTCGCCTGGCGCTCGGACCTTGGAGAAGGCATCCAGGAGGGACTGCTCGCACCGTTCGAGTACTTCGGGCTCAAGGACACCGTGCCCTACGAGAACATCCCCTGGAAGAGCCGCCGCTTCGACGTGGCGCTGCTGACCCAGGCGGTTGAGACGGAAGCACGTATGCGGACACTGTGGCGTGCGTGGCAGAAGCATCCCGCAAGCCGCACGCTCGTGTTCTGCTGCTCCATCTCCCATGCCCACTTCGTCCAACAATGGCTGGGAGGCCAGGGGATTCGCGCCGTGGCTGTCCACGCCGGGGCTGGCTCAGCGGACCGCGCCCAGTCGCTGCGCCAGCTCGCGAATGGCACGCTGGATGCCATCTGCGCAGTGGACCTGTTCAACGAAGGCGTCGACGTCCCGAGCATCGACCGCGTGGTGATGCTGCGCCCCACGGAGTCCCCCGTCGTTTTCCTCCAGCAGCTCGGGCGAGGGCTGCGAAAGGCCAAGGGAAAAGAGCGGGTCATCCTCATCGACTTCGTCGGGAATCACCGGCTGTTTCTCGACCGGCTCCGAACCCTGCTGGCCGTGGGTAAGCCTCCGGTCTCCCTGCGTGACTTTCTCACCTCGGACCGGCAACCCGCGCTGCCTGCTGGCTGCACCGTGGAAGTGGAGCTCGAAGCCAAGGAGATGCTCCGGCACTTCCTCTCCGGAGGGGGGCAGGAGGTCGAGCGTGTCTACCGCGAGCTGCGCGATGCACGGGGACTGCGGCCCACCATCGGAGAACTCTACCGTCGTGGGTATTCACCCGCGACGCTGCGCAAGGCGCACCCGGGGTGGTTCGATTTCGTGAGGTCGGAGGGCGACCTGACGGACGGCGAGGCTCGGACCCTCGACAAAGGCCGCGACTGGTTCAAGGAGCTCGAGCTCGCGAACATGAGCCAGTGCTTCCAGATGGTCGTACTGGAAGCGCTGCTCGAAGCCGATGCCCTGGAACAGGGGCTGCCGCTGCCCGAGCTTGCCCGGCGATGCCTGGCCATTCTCCAACGCTCCCCCGAGTTGCTCCGGGACCTCGAAGCAGTCAAGGCCCTGGGCGACCCACGGCTCCCGAATCCCGCCCGGTTCCTCACGTACTGGAAGTCGAACCCCATAGAGGCGTGGACGAAGGGCGGGAAGTGGTTCCGCGTCGAGGAAGAGCGGTTCATCCCTCGCCTTCCCATGGCCCCATCGACCCAGAAGTCCTTCGAGGCGATGACTCGCGAGCTGGTGGACTACCGGCTCGCACAGTATCGGCGCCGCCAACAGGCGCAGGCGCAGGACTCCGCCTTTGATGCGAGGGTCATCTCGAACAGCCGGGGCCCCATCCTCAAGCTCCCGGAGCGGAGTGCGCGCTCGGACCTGCCCCTGGGAACGACAGCGGTCCGGCTCGACGATGGAGCGCGCTGGCATTTCGACTTCGTGAAGATTGCCGTCAACGTCGCGCGACCCGATGGCGCGAAACAGAATCAACTGCCGGACCTCTTGCGCCAATGGTTTGGCCCCACCGCGGGAATGCCGGGCACGGCCTTTCGCGTCCGGTTCACGCTCGGCCCTGACGGGTGGAGCGCGGCCCCGGTTCAGGCCGAGCCGAGCCCCCTCGCGCCATGGGGGACACTGGTCGCATTTCCCAGCCTGCGCGCGGCCGCGGGCGCCGTGGAGCACCCCATCTCAATCGACCAGGCTCCGGAAGCGGCGAGGGTCCGCCTTCCGAGCCGAGTGCAAGGCGAAGGGCTGTTCGCGGTGCGCGCGTCTGGTGATTCCATGGACGGAGGCGCGCACCCCATCCGCGATGGTGACTGGCTGGTGATGCGCGACGCGAAAGCCGCGGGGGCGGGGCGCCTGGATGGGAGGGTGGCCCTCGTCCAGGTCCCCGACCCAATCACAGGCTTCCGCTACCAGGTGAAGCGGCTCGTCCGGCAAGACGGGCACTGGCTGCTCCGCTCCGACAATCCCCTGCGTGAGTCCTTCCAGGCTGGTGAAGCGACCTCCCCCGTCGCCCTGGTCGTCGAGGTCATTCCACCCGAACGGCTGGCACCTCCTCTGGGCACGACGCTCACGGAGGAGCAGCTCAGCTCCCACTTCGGATTGAGCACGGCGCCCAGAACGGGGCGCCATGAAGGCCACCTGTTCCTGTTCATCAAGGACGCGCAAGCCTTCACCTCACCCGGCCGCCTGGCGCTGCGCGTCCCAGACCACCACCCCAGTGAAACAGCCTTCGTGTTCACACAGGAGACCGCGTCCGGTGACTGGACCTACCAGGGAGCCGCTGTCTGGCGAGACGATGAAGACCGGTGGGCCCTGGAGCTCCCCAGGTCCGGGTGA